A genomic segment from Lignipirellula cremea encodes:
- a CDS encoding HAD family hydrolase: MYEITPKHDFLVGIDSDGCVFDTMELKHKECFIPNIIKFYKLQAISKYVREAAEFVNLYSKGRGINRFPALVEALEWLQKRPEVAARGVTIEIPQSLAEWIQVETKLGNPALEAKVKETNDEQLQLALAWSKKVNETVAEMVEGVPPFPYVRKCLEKLSGKADMLVCSATPNEALKAEWAEHNVDGFVEAICGQESGSKKETLANAAKYKPNHTLMIGDAPGDYRAAAANQCLFYPINPGEEEASWQRFYEEGIDKFLNDQFAGDYQQKLLNEFDAFLPEKPSWKLIS, encoded by the coding sequence ATGTACGAAATTACTCCCAAACACGATTTTCTTGTCGGCATTGACTCTGATGGCTGCGTCTTCGACACCATGGAGCTCAAGCATAAAGAATGCTTCATCCCCAACATCATCAAGTTCTACAAGCTGCAGGCGATCAGCAAATACGTTCGCGAAGCGGCCGAATTTGTAAACCTGTACTCCAAAGGCCGCGGCATCAATCGCTTCCCGGCGCTGGTCGAAGCGCTCGAGTGGCTGCAGAAACGCCCCGAAGTGGCGGCCCGCGGCGTCACGATTGAAATCCCGCAGTCCCTCGCCGAGTGGATCCAGGTCGAAACCAAGCTGGGCAATCCGGCCCTGGAAGCCAAAGTCAAAGAGACCAACGACGAGCAGCTTCAGCTCGCTCTGGCCTGGTCCAAAAAAGTTAACGAAACAGTCGCGGAGATGGTCGAAGGGGTGCCGCCGTTCCCGTATGTGCGAAAATGCCTGGAAAAACTCTCCGGCAAGGCCGACATGCTCGTTTGCAGCGCCACCCCCAACGAAGCCCTCAAGGCAGAATGGGCCGAGCATAACGTCGACGGCTTTGTGGAAGCGATCTGCGGTCAGGAGTCGGGCAGCAAAAAAGAAACGCTCGCCAACGCCGCCAAATACAAACCGAACCATACGTTGATGATCGGCGACGCCCCTGGCGACTATCGGGCCGCCGCCGCCAACCAGTGCCTGTTCTATCCCATTAACCCGGGCGAAGAAGAAGCCAGCTGGCAGCGGTTCTACGAGGAAGGGATCGACAAATTCCTCAACGACCAGTTCGCCGGTGATTACCAGCAGAAGCTGCTCAACGAATTTGATGCGTTCCTGCCCGAGAAACCGTCCTGGAAATTGATCAGCTAG
- the dapA gene encoding 4-hydroxy-tetrahydrodipicolinate synthase: MMTRKGSAFAGLSVAMVTPFKDGAVDRARLREQVEFQIAAGTTCLVPVGTTGESPTLTHDEHEEVISEVVQTVAGRIKVMAGAGSNSTAEALRLTRWAEKAGADAALLVAPYYNKPTQEGFYQHYLTVAEAVEIPICVYNIPGRSAKNIEPETIARLAEIPNITLVKEATGSLDQASQILGMTDLTVLSGDDSLTLPLMSIGAEGVISVVGNIVPQDMIALVQAFIAGDLATAQKWHHKLFPLCRDMLGLSTNPIPVKIAMKLLGRDTGEMRLPMTPLNAKDEALLQKTLSNYGLK, translated from the coding sequence ATCATGACGCGTAAAGGTTCCGCATTCGCTGGCCTGTCGGTGGCGATGGTCACGCCGTTTAAAGACGGTGCGGTCGATCGCGCCAGGTTGCGCGAACAAGTCGAGTTTCAAATCGCCGCAGGGACAACCTGCCTGGTTCCGGTCGGAACCACCGGCGAATCTCCGACATTGACCCACGACGAACACGAAGAAGTCATCTCCGAAGTGGTGCAAACGGTCGCCGGCCGCATCAAAGTTATGGCAGGCGCCGGATCCAACAGCACCGCCGAAGCACTGCGTTTGACACGCTGGGCGGAAAAAGCAGGCGCCGACGCCGCCCTGCTGGTTGCTCCGTACTACAACAAACCGACCCAGGAAGGCTTCTATCAGCACTACCTGACAGTCGCCGAGGCCGTTGAAATCCCGATCTGCGTCTACAACATTCCTGGCCGGTCGGCCAAGAACATCGAGCCGGAAACGATCGCCCGCCTGGCGGAAATTCCCAACATCACCCTGGTGAAAGAAGCCACCGGCTCGCTCGACCAGGCGTCGCAGATTCTGGGCATGACCGATCTGACCGTCCTCAGCGGCGACGATAGCCTGACACTGCCCCTGATGTCGATCGGCGCCGAAGGCGTCATCTCGGTAGTAGGCAACATCGTTCCGCAAGATATGATCGCCCTGGTTCAGGCGTTTATCGCCGGCGATCTGGCGACGGCCCAGAAATGGCACCATAAGCTGTTCCCGCTGTGCCGGGATATGCTCGGCCTGTCGACCAATCCGATCCCTGTCAAAATTGCGATGAAACTGCTCGGCCGCGATACGGGCGAAATGCGTCTGCCAATGACGCCGCTCAATGCCAAGGACGAGGCGTTGCTGCAGAAAACACTGTCCAACTACGGTTTGAAATAG
- a CDS encoding DUF1501 domain-containing protein, with protein sequence MKPSLPPAQSSHAFSNWSARTREGLTVCHRRGMLKASMAGLAGLTLPELLRRRASAAEPAHGGKSLILLWMAGGPSHLDMWDPKPGRPVENRGPFDTISTKLPGVAICEHLPLQAAMMDQCTLIRSVDCRHSNHQPNVVMQTGHLEAAPRTNPQARLIPSIGSIVAKFHGANHPSMPPYAAFMKHDSHLGFAGMLGKRYDPFIADKAVDLPVYTDVGVDTGRTTGPGVLAGPADLGPLRLAQRQSLRRQFDRLRHDLDLNGSMEALDHYERQAIELVTGGRAQQAFNLKNESPAVRERYGKHLWSQQALLGRRLVQAGCPFVTLDLSHHRASGTWDTHGDFTVYGGIEKGLRPLLPVFDHMFTTLVSDLEQQGMLDDTLVIAMGEFGRTPQIGTQNSSDGRNHWPVVMSMLMAGGGLRHGQLIGASDSDGGQIAERPVTPGDLAATIYRYFNIPLDATYLDSRGRPHYIVQNGGQPIAELF encoded by the coding sequence ATGAAACCGTCACTGCCGCCGGCCCAATCATCGCATGCTTTTTCGAATTGGTCCGCCCGCACCCGTGAAGGGCTCACGGTTTGCCACCGGCGAGGCATGCTGAAAGCAAGCATGGCCGGGCTGGCGGGTTTGACGCTCCCCGAACTACTCCGGCGCCGGGCGTCGGCCGCGGAACCGGCGCATGGCGGCAAAAGCCTGATCCTGCTCTGGATGGCGGGCGGTCCCAGTCACCTGGATATGTGGGACCCCAAACCGGGGCGGCCGGTCGAGAACCGCGGCCCGTTCGACACCATCTCGACAAAACTGCCCGGAGTGGCGATCTGCGAACACCTGCCGCTGCAGGCGGCCATGATGGACCAGTGCACGCTGATTCGCAGTGTCGACTGTCGTCACAGCAACCACCAGCCAAACGTCGTGATGCAAACGGGCCATCTGGAAGCGGCCCCGCGCACCAATCCCCAGGCCAGGCTGATCCCGTCGATCGGTTCGATCGTGGCGAAGTTCCACGGCGCCAATCATCCGTCGATGCCGCCGTATGCGGCCTTTATGAAGCATGACTCGCACCTGGGGTTTGCTGGGATGCTGGGCAAACGCTACGACCCGTTCATTGCCGACAAGGCGGTCGACCTGCCGGTCTACACCGATGTGGGCGTCGATACGGGCCGCACCACGGGGCCGGGCGTGCTGGCCGGTCCGGCGGATCTGGGACCCTTGCGCTTGGCCCAGCGGCAATCATTACGCCGCCAGTTCGATCGCCTGCGACACGATCTGGATCTGAACGGATCCATGGAAGCGCTCGATCACTACGAACGCCAGGCGATCGAGCTGGTGACGGGCGGCCGGGCGCAGCAGGCGTTCAATCTGAAAAACGAATCGCCAGCGGTGCGCGAGCGTTACGGGAAACATTTATGGAGCCAGCAGGCGTTGCTGGGCCGGCGGCTGGTGCAGGCCGGTTGTCCGTTTGTCACGCTGGATTTGAGCCATCACCGGGCTTCCGGCACCTGGGATACGCACGGCGATTTCACTGTTTATGGGGGCATTGAAAAAGGCCTGCGTCCGCTGCTGCCAGTGTTTGACCATATGTTTACCACGCTCGTCAGCGACCTGGAGCAGCAAGGGATGCTGGACGATACGCTGGTGATTGCGATGGGCGAGTTCGGCCGCACGCCGCAGATCGGCACGCAAAATTCGTCCGACGGGCGGAACCACTGGCCGGTGGTCATGTCGATGCTAATGGCCGGCGGCGGGCTGCGTCATGGACAGTTGATTGGCGCCAGCGACAGCGACGGCGGGCAGATTGCAGAGCGGCCAGTGACCCCGGGTGATCTGGCGGCGACAATTTATCGATACTTTAATATTCCTCTCGACGCTACTTATCTGGATTCACGCGGGCGACCCCACTACATCGTACAAAACGGCGGGCAGCCAATTGCCGAGCTGTTTTAG
- the glgB gene encoding 1,4-alpha-glucan branching protein GlgB — translation MRTSVSLASVRALMEGRHGDPGSVLGPHEIDCGDGKAMAVRAFFPETQQAWILDAPSDPPRAMRKIHPAGLYEAICPIPAVARRPHYQLRVAGPGGEVKTMHDPYAFEPYLSDFDLYLFGEGSMLKAYEKFGAQMRTVDDTTGVNFAVWAPNARSVSVIGDFNDWDARRHPMRKLIPSGVWELFVPELEAGAHYKYRVTTEHGEAVDKSDPYGFAAELPPRTASIVRDLSQYQWGDQDWVEKRKKTNQLSQPISIYEVHLGSWRKQEGKTNGWIDYRDLARRLVRYCTQMGYTHIELLPVSEHPYSGSWGYQTVGYFAPTSRHGSPEDFMYFVDHCHQNGIGVLVDWVPAHFPRDGHGLRRFDGSPLFEHADPRQGEHPDWGTMIFNYGRAEVRTFLISNALFWLDKYHIDGLRVDAVASMLYLDYSREQGEWIPNQYGGRENIEAIDLLRKVNEHTHREFPGVLMVAEESTAWGGVSRPTSIGGLGFTFKWNMGWMNDSLRYMHEDPINRRHHHNELTFSMIYAFTENFMLPLSHDEVVHGKGSLLDQMPGDLWQKFANLRLMYSYMWTHPGKKLLFMGGEFGQWTEWNADTELQWDLLEWGTHGGLKQMVADLNAMYRREPALYEVDFEEAGFEWVDCMSADESILAYLRKAKDPSDFVLVCANFTPVVRPQRKIGVPGPGLYREIFNSDSKFYDGTDVGNGMPQEAKQEEAQGRPWSITVNFPPLGVCVFKPEPKAKLS, via the coding sequence ATGCGTACGAGCGTATCTTTGGCAAGCGTGCGCGCGTTGATGGAAGGACGTCACGGAGATCCGGGCTCGGTTCTAGGGCCGCATGAGATCGACTGCGGCGATGGCAAAGCCATGGCGGTTCGCGCCTTTTTTCCCGAAACGCAGCAAGCCTGGATCCTGGATGCTCCCTCGGATCCGCCACGAGCCATGCGGAAGATCCATCCGGCTGGCCTGTACGAAGCGATTTGTCCGATACCTGCCGTTGCCCGCCGTCCCCACTACCAACTACGCGTCGCCGGCCCCGGGGGCGAAGTGAAAACTATGCACGATCCTTACGCCTTTGAACCTTACCTGTCGGACTTCGACCTTTACCTGTTTGGTGAAGGTTCGATGCTCAAAGCCTACGAAAAATTCGGCGCCCAGATGCGTACGGTCGACGATACGACCGGCGTGAACTTCGCTGTCTGGGCGCCCAATGCCCGCAGCGTCAGCGTGATTGGCGACTTCAACGACTGGGACGCCCGCCGTCACCCGATGCGCAAGCTCATCCCCAGCGGCGTGTGGGAGCTGTTCGTCCCCGAGCTGGAAGCCGGCGCCCATTACAAGTACCGGGTGACGACCGAACACGGCGAAGCGGTCGACAAGTCCGACCCGTACGGCTTTGCCGCCGAACTGCCGCCCCGCACAGCGTCGATCGTGCGCGACCTGTCCCAGTACCAATGGGGCGATCAGGACTGGGTCGAAAAGCGGAAAAAGACCAATCAGCTGTCGCAGCCAATCTCGATCTATGAAGTACACCTGGGCAGCTGGCGAAAGCAGGAAGGGAAAACCAACGGCTGGATCGACTACCGCGACCTGGCCCGTCGCCTGGTCCGCTACTGCACGCAGATGGGCTATACGCACATTGAACTACTGCCGGTCAGCGAGCATCCGTACTCCGGCAGCTGGGGCTATCAGACGGTCGGGTATTTCGCTCCCACCAGTCGACATGGTTCACCGGAAGACTTCATGTATTTTGTCGACCACTGCCATCAGAACGGCATTGGCGTGCTGGTCGACTGGGTGCCCGCGCACTTCCCCCGCGACGGTCATGGCTTGCGTCGTTTTGACGGCAGCCCGCTGTTCGAACATGCGGACCCGCGCCAGGGCGAGCATCCTGACTGGGGCACCATGATCTTCAATTATGGTCGAGCCGAAGTCCGCACCTTTTTGATCTCCAACGCGCTGTTCTGGCTGGACAAGTACCACATCGACGGCCTGCGCGTCGATGCGGTCGCCTCCATGTTGTACCTGGATTACAGCCGCGAACAGGGAGAGTGGATCCCCAACCAGTACGGCGGCCGCGAGAATATCGAGGCGATCGACCTGCTCCGCAAAGTCAACGAACACACCCATCGTGAATTCCCCGGAGTGCTGATGGTGGCCGAGGAATCCACGGCCTGGGGCGGCGTTTCGCGACCGACCTCCATCGGCGGCCTGGGCTTCACCTTCAAGTGGAATATGGGCTGGATGAACGACTCCTTGCGCTACATGCACGAGGATCCGATCAATCGCCGGCATCACCACAACGAACTTACGTTCAGCATGATTTACGCCTTTACGGAAAACTTCATGCTGCCGCTCTCGCACGATGAAGTCGTGCACGGCAAAGGCTCCCTGCTGGATCAAATGCCGGGGGATCTGTGGCAGAAATTCGCCAATCTGCGTTTGATGTATTCCTACATGTGGACCCATCCCGGCAAAAAACTGCTGTTCATGGGCGGCGAATTCGGCCAGTGGACCGAGTGGAACGCCGACACCGAACTGCAGTGGGATCTGCTGGAATGGGGCACCCACGGCGGACTCAAGCAGATGGTCGCCGACCTGAACGCCATGTACCGCCGCGAACCGGCCCTGTACGAAGTCGACTTTGAAGAAGCCGGATTTGAATGGGTCGACTGCATGTCGGCCGACGAGAGCATTCTGGCTTATCTGCGGAAGGCCAAAGATCCCAGTGACTTTGTCCTGGTTTGCGCCAACTTTACCCCGGTGGTGCGTCCCCAGCGAAAGATCGGCGTGCCCGGCCCCGGCCTGTACCGCGAGATTTTCAACAGCGATTCCAAGTTTTACGACGGAACCGATGTCGGCAACGGGATGCCGCAGGAAGCAAAACAGGAGGAAGCCCAGGGACGTCCCTGGTCGATCACCGTCAACTTCCCACCGCTGGGCGTGTGTGTCTTCAAGCCGGAACCGAAAGCCAAACTCAGCTAG
- a CDS encoding beta-ketoacyl-[acyl-carrier-protein] synthase family protein, with product MVQKREVVVTGVGMVSPIGIGKQAFWQSLAEGRSGIVRRGMFPGRDWAFDIGGLIQDFDGKQYVKPRKAIKVMCRPIQFGYSSAFLAMEDAGIEKGGVDPDRLGVVFGGELYYCELEEFEDTYRHCLEDGEFHFDRWAKSAMRDLYPLWMLKHLPNMTACHVGIAFDARGPCNTITLSEVSGSLALIECSAIIERGRADVMIAGGSGERTNPTPMVYRGMANLSHRIYDPTGACRPFDANRDGMVIGEGAASIVLESRDHALNRGANILAQVKGFARTQQTGGEPAGGAIRRSIALALEDAGLKASDIGYVNAHGLSTVNEDLVEAQAIHDVLGDTPVTAPKSFFGNLGAGGGAVEMAVSLLGLAHGVAPFTLNYETPDPACPVKVIAGELKKNPQGAVIALNQTYTGQATAVILTAT from the coding sequence ATGGTGCAAAAGCGAGAAGTGGTAGTCACCGGTGTTGGGATGGTTTCGCCGATTGGCATCGGCAAGCAGGCGTTCTGGCAATCTTTGGCTGAAGGCCGCAGCGGCATTGTCCGCCGCGGCATGTTCCCCGGTCGCGACTGGGCCTTTGATATCGGCGGCCTGATCCAGGACTTCGACGGCAAGCAGTACGTCAAGCCGCGAAAAGCGATCAAGGTCATGTGCCGTCCGATCCAGTTTGGCTACTCCTCGGCATTCCTGGCAATGGAAGACGCAGGGATTGAAAAAGGCGGCGTCGACCCCGATCGCCTGGGCGTGGTCTTTGGCGGCGAACTGTATTACTGCGAGCTGGAAGAGTTCGAAGACACCTACCGCCATTGCCTGGAAGACGGTGAGTTCCACTTTGATCGCTGGGCCAAATCGGCCATGCGCGACCTGTATCCGCTATGGATGCTCAAACACCTGCCCAACATGACAGCCTGCCACGTCGGCATTGCGTTCGACGCCCGCGGCCCGTGCAACACCATTACGCTGAGCGAAGTCTCCGGCTCGCTGGCGCTGATTGAGTGCTCCGCCATTATTGAACGCGGTCGGGCCGATGTGATGATCGCCGGTGGATCGGGCGAGCGGACCAATCCCACGCCGATGGTGTATCGAGGCATGGCGAACCTGTCGCATCGTATCTACGACCCGACCGGCGCTTGCCGCCCTTTTGACGCCAATCGCGACGGCATGGTGATCGGCGAAGGCGCCGCCTCCATCGTGCTGGAAAGTCGCGACCACGCTCTGAACCGCGGCGCCAACATCCTCGCACAAGTCAAAGGCTTCGCCCGCACCCAGCAAACCGGCGGCGAACCCGCTGGCGGAGCGATCCGGCGTTCGATCGCCCTGGCCCTGGAAGACGCCGGCCTGAAAGCGTCCGACATCGGCTACGTCAACGCGCACGGGCTCAGCACCGTCAACGAAGATCTGGTAGAAGCCCAGGCCATTCACGATGTGCTGGGCGATACTCCCGTAACCGCTCCGAAAAGCTTCTTTGGCAATCTAGGCGCCGGCGGCGGTGCGGTGGAAATGGCTGTCAGCCTGCTGGGCCTGGCCCATGGCGTAGCGCCGTTCACCCTCAATTACGAAACGCCAGACCCGGCCTGCCCCGTGAAGGTGATCGCAGGCGAGCTCAAAAAGAATCCCCAGGGCGCGGTGATCGCTCTCAATCAAACGTACACCGGCCAGGCGACCGCGGTGATTCTCACCGCCACCTGA
- a CDS encoding outer membrane protein assembly factor BamB family protein, with amino-acid sequence MPSTFPRVALLLLAACLPLSLSASETARRDRARLDLERGIVAVIGLPDGDLQYPIDLAAGNELTFYVQLDDAAQARQLREQADAAGLLGGRLVVEVGGPQSIHLAANVADAVFVHTSPAKSPSDAVVLHVLRPGGVARHADRELVKESPAGTDDWSHPYHGPDNNPQSQDQLVKGAFRTQFIGYPKFSPMPEQSVIAGGRIFKAMGHIAHKANQNDMLNTLLCINAYNGVVLWRRPLPAGFMIHRNTMIATEDALLLGDHESCKVIDARTGKVREEITIDPELTDGPVWKWMALRDNVLYGLVGNLEIQVDTQKSDRRGLGHWPWGMWKGHDYADPRTAFGYGRTLVAIDMTTKKLLWNYRDEEFLDARAVCMNRENLYLFTPGKFLACLNPRDGSLRWKNADEKLLQAIGAGGKAQHYTTGYATTCYAKCTEDYLFFAGPQRERLVAAKATDGSLAWTYPIGNLQLVLRPDGVWAAGPQASESGVQLDYATGEVLNKFPARRACTRATGCLDSIFYRANGGTVRVLTENNVAQHFDPMRPPCQDGVLVAHGHLYWGPWMCGCQLSLYGNIGLAPVASDSDVKAKLPTAPGSDTESNIYADALAAEANLQSVEPLPIAADDWPVYRGTHARNDLAAGTIPSDVELAWRVQASPHEMLTAPVAAGGMVFVANRAGCVQAYNSHGESVWKTYVGGPVYYPPEISQDRLYVGSADGRVYAFAAKTGRPLWSFRVAPRQQLIPVYDKLISSWPVAGGVAVRNGRVYAAAGITHYDGVYLVALDAVTGQLLARNETSGVLSAEVNNGVSLQGNLRIEGNELRFLAGGVYETARYDLDSLKCLNDPLVQVTSQFRTAFYPYYPEYSKYVSLDFSCPNGCSLVHDASYEGSQFVNMALKDALPPGVKLEPQEEARWIRRRGGPVQKTLWQDKADRRFTAFAVTAETLLSAGHPDAEPDAHFLVATEVASGNDRWKKSLPAAAVKGGLAVANQGRIYLTLENGELLCFTPQESQQPAPR; translated from the coding sequence ATGCCATCCACTTTTCCCCGTGTCGCGTTGCTGCTGCTTGCCGCCTGCCTTCCTTTGTCGTTATCTGCGAGCGAAACGGCCAGGCGAGATCGGGCTCGCCTGGACCTGGAACGCGGGATTGTGGCGGTCATCGGATTGCCCGACGGCGACCTGCAGTACCCGATCGATCTGGCGGCAGGGAACGAGCTGACATTTTACGTCCAGCTGGACGATGCGGCCCAGGCCCGCCAGTTGCGCGAACAGGCCGACGCCGCTGGGTTGCTGGGCGGACGACTGGTCGTGGAGGTCGGCGGCCCTCAGAGCATCCATCTGGCCGCTAACGTGGCCGACGCCGTGTTCGTCCACACCTCTCCTGCGAAGAGCCCCAGCGACGCCGTAGTGCTCCACGTGCTGCGTCCCGGAGGAGTCGCCCGTCACGCCGATCGGGAACTCGTGAAGGAATCGCCGGCCGGCACTGACGACTGGAGTCATCCTTACCACGGACCCGACAATAACCCGCAATCACAAGACCAGCTGGTAAAAGGGGCCTTCCGCACGCAGTTTATTGGCTACCCCAAATTCAGCCCGATGCCCGAGCAGTCCGTCATCGCCGGCGGCCGCATTTTCAAGGCGATGGGTCACATCGCCCACAAGGCGAACCAGAACGACATGCTCAACACGCTGCTCTGCATCAACGCCTATAACGGGGTGGTGCTGTGGCGGCGGCCGCTGCCGGCGGGCTTCATGATCCACCGGAACACCATGATCGCCACGGAGGACGCCCTGCTGCTAGGCGATCATGAATCGTGCAAGGTGATCGACGCCCGGACCGGCAAGGTGCGGGAGGAAATTACGATCGATCCCGAGCTGACCGATGGCCCCGTCTGGAAGTGGATGGCCCTGCGGGACAACGTGCTCTACGGTCTGGTCGGTAACCTGGAGATCCAGGTCGACACCCAGAAATCCGATCGCCGCGGGCTGGGCCATTGGCCGTGGGGCATGTGGAAAGGGCACGACTACGCCGATCCCCGCACGGCCTTCGGCTACGGTCGCACGCTGGTGGCGATCGATATGACCACGAAGAAGCTGCTGTGGAATTACCGGGACGAAGAGTTTCTCGACGCCCGCGCCGTCTGCATGAATCGCGAGAACCTGTACCTGTTTACGCCCGGCAAGTTCCTGGCCTGCCTTAACCCCCGGGACGGTTCGCTGCGCTGGAAGAACGCTGATGAAAAGCTGCTCCAGGCGATCGGCGCCGGCGGCAAGGCCCAGCACTACACCACCGGATACGCCACGACCTGCTACGCCAAGTGCACCGAAGATTACCTGTTCTTCGCCGGGCCCCAGCGCGAACGACTGGTCGCCGCCAAGGCGACCGACGGCAGCCTCGCCTGGACGTATCCGATCGGCAACCTGCAGCTGGTGCTGCGCCCCGATGGGGTCTGGGCGGCCGGACCGCAAGCGTCCGAGTCCGGCGTGCAACTGGATTACGCTACGGGCGAGGTGCTCAACAAGTTCCCGGCCCGTCGGGCCTGCACCCGGGCGACTGGATGCCTGGACAGCATCTTCTATCGGGCCAACGGCGGCACGGTCCGCGTGCTGACCGAGAATAACGTCGCCCAGCATTTCGATCCGATGCGGCCGCCCTGCCAGGACGGCGTGCTGGTTGCGCATGGCCATTTGTACTGGGGCCCTTGGATGTGCGGCTGTCAGTTGTCGCTGTACGGCAACATCGGCCTGGCTCCGGTCGCCTCTGACAGCGACGTCAAAGCGAAACTCCCGACTGCACCCGGCTCTGACACGGAATCGAATATTTACGCCGACGCCCTCGCCGCGGAAGCGAATCTGCAGTCGGTCGAACCCTTGCCGATCGCCGCCGACGACTGGCCCGTTTACCGCGGTACGCACGCCCGGAATGACCTGGCTGCCGGGACGATCCCGTCCGACGTGGAGCTGGCCTGGAGGGTGCAGGCTTCTCCTCATGAAATGCTGACCGCCCCGGTTGCCGCGGGCGGCATGGTGTTTGTCGCCAATCGAGCCGGCTGCGTCCAGGCGTATAACTCTCACGGAGAAAGCGTCTGGAAAACGTACGTCGGCGGGCCCGTCTACTATCCGCCGGAGATCTCGCAGGATCGGTTGTATGTCGGTTCGGCCGACGGTCGCGTGTATGCGTTCGCCGCCAAAACGGGACGTCCGCTCTGGTCGTTCCGCGTGGCTCCGCGGCAACAGCTGATTCCGGTCTACGACAAACTGATCTCGTCCTGGCCGGTGGCGGGAGGGGTCGCGGTGCGGAACGGCCGCGTTTACGCCGCCGCCGGCATCACCCATTACGACGGCGTGTACCTTGTCGCCCTCGACGCGGTGACCGGCCAGCTGCTGGCCCGGAATGAAACGTCCGGCGTGCTGTCCGCCGAGGTCAACAACGGCGTGAGCCTGCAGGGGAACCTGCGGATCGAAGGGAACGAACTGCGGTTCCTGGCCGGCGGCGTTTATGAAACGGCACGCTACGATCTCGACAGCCTGAAGTGCCTGAACGATCCGCTGGTGCAGGTGACGTCGCAATTCCGCACGGCCTTTTACCCGTACTATCCCGAGTACAGCAAGTACGTATCGCTGGACTTCAGCTGCCCCAACGGCTGCTCGCTGGTGCATGACGCCAGCTATGAAGGCAGCCAGTTCGTGAACATGGCCCTCAAAGACGCCCTGCCGCCCGGCGTGAAGCTGGAGCCGCAGGAAGAGGCCCGCTGGATTCGTCGCCGAGGCGGACCCGTGCAGAAGACCCTGTGGCAAGACAAAGCCGATCGCCGGTTCACGGCTTTTGCCGTGACGGCAGAAACGCTGCTGTCCGCTGGTCATCCCGACGCGGAACCGGACGCTCATTTTCTGGTCGCGACGGAAGTCGCCAGCGGTAATGATCGCTGGAAAAAGAGTTTGCCCGCCGCGGCCGTCAAAGGAGGACTGGCGGTGGCGAATCAGGGTAGAATCTATCTCACGCTGGAAAATGGCGAGTTGCTCTGCTTTACTCCCCAGGAGTCGCAGCAGCCGGCGCCCCGCTGA